In one Stenotrophomonas maltophilia genomic region, the following are encoded:
- a CDS encoding M28 family metallopeptidase — translation MKRVALGVLALSVSGALMAATPKFDGARISADVKELASDAYEGRSPATAGEAKTIAYLSKQFADAGLQPGGDLKDGKRLWTQAVPLRKGDIVGTPQLALHQGDRTIALEQGKQIAVRAAMNGASTVDISKAPLVFLGYGVKAPERNWDDFKGVDLKGKIAVVLINDPDFETGKGDFDGKGMTWYGRWPYKYEEGARQGALGVLIVHETAPASYGWATVAGSNTNTMFDVVRDNPADSHPLLEGWIQRDLAVDLFRAAGQDFEALKKKAQQRDFTPVTLTGASLDAKYAVKTEVITSHNVAARLEGSSHPDETVIYSAHWDHIGVGEPDARGDRIFNGALDNASGTASLIELARGFAKGKQPQRSLLFLAVTAEEKGLLGSEYYATHPLYPLEKTVAVINMDGMAPFGPSRDFGIYGAARFELLDQLKEVAKGWDIRYTPDPKPEAGLFFRSDHFPFAKRGVPALSWSAGQDWVDGGVAAGRKASEDYTAKRYHQQGDEWQPDWVFAGAARDLEVLYTLGNQLANSRSWPNWSKDESFRAVRDESAGQRK, via the coding sequence ATGAAGCGAGTAGCACTGGGCGTGCTGGCCCTGTCGGTGTCGGGCGCGCTGATGGCGGCCACGCCGAAATTCGATGGCGCGCGGATTTCCGCCGACGTGAAGGAACTGGCCTCGGACGCGTATGAGGGCCGTTCGCCGGCCACGGCGGGCGAAGCGAAGACCATCGCCTACCTGAGCAAGCAGTTTGCCGACGCCGGCCTGCAGCCGGGTGGCGACCTGAAGGATGGCAAGCGCCTGTGGACCCAGGCCGTGCCGCTGCGCAAGGGCGACATCGTGGGGACGCCGCAGCTGGCCCTGCATCAGGGCGACAGGACCATCGCGCTGGAGCAGGGCAAGCAGATCGCCGTGCGCGCGGCGATGAACGGCGCCAGCACGGTGGACATCAGCAAGGCGCCGCTGGTCTTCCTCGGCTACGGCGTGAAGGCCCCGGAGCGCAACTGGGACGACTTCAAGGGCGTGGACCTGAAGGGCAAGATCGCGGTCGTGCTGATCAACGACCCGGACTTCGAGACCGGCAAGGGCGACTTCGACGGCAAGGGCATGACCTGGTACGGCCGCTGGCCCTACAAGTACGAGGAAGGCGCACGCCAGGGCGCGCTGGGCGTGCTGATCGTGCATGAGACCGCACCGGCCTCGTACGGCTGGGCAACGGTGGCCGGCTCCAACACCAACACCATGTTCGATGTGGTGCGCGACAACCCGGCCGACAGTCACCCCCTGCTGGAAGGCTGGATCCAGCGCGACCTGGCCGTGGACCTGTTCCGCGCGGCCGGCCAGGATTTCGAGGCACTGAAGAAGAAGGCGCAGCAGCGCGACTTCACGCCGGTCACGCTGACCGGCGCCAGCCTGGACGCGAAGTATGCGGTGAAGACCGAGGTGATCACCTCGCACAACGTGGCGGCGCGGCTGGAAGGCAGCAGCCACCCGGACGAGACCGTGATCTACAGCGCCCACTGGGACCACATCGGCGTGGGCGAGCCCGATGCCCGCGGCGACCGCATCTTCAACGGTGCGCTGGACAATGCCAGTGGCACCGCTTCGCTGATCGAACTGGCCCGTGGCTTCGCCAAGGGCAAGCAGCCGCAGCGCTCGCTGCTGTTCCTGGCGGTCACCGCCGAAGAAAAGGGCCTGCTGGGTTCGGAGTACTACGCGACCCACCCGTTGTATCCGCTGGAGAAGACCGTGGCGGTGATCAACATGGATGGCATGGCGCCGTTCGGCCCCTCGCGCGACTTCGGCATCTACGGTGCCGCGCGCTTCGAGCTGCTGGACCAGCTGAAAGAGGTGGCCAAGGGCTGGGACATCCGCTATACGCCCGATCCGAAGCCGGAAGCGGGCCTGTTCTTCCGCTCTGACCATTTCCCGTTCGCCAAGCGCGGCGTGCCGGCGCTGTCCTGGTCGGCCGGACAGGACTGGGTGGACGGGGGCGTGGCTGCTGGCAGGAAGGCGTCGGAGGACTACACCGCCAAGCGCTACCACCAGCAGGGCGACGAGTGGCAGCCGGACTGGGTGTTCGCCGGCGCCGCCCGCGACCTGGAGGTGCTGTACACCCTGGGCAACCAGCTGGCGAACTCGCGCAGCTGGCCGAACTGGAGCAAGGACGAGTCGTTCCGCGCCGTGCGTGACGAAAGCGCGGGGCAGCGGAAGTAA
- a CDS encoding YciI family protein yields MKVMVIVKANADSEAGRLPSEQELTAMGAYNEQLVAAGIMLAGEGLHATARGRRIHFGGAGPQVESGPFAPVADQIAGFWLWNVRSLDEAVEWASRAPFGSGGTLEVRPLISAEDFGEAFTPELQQQEQRLREQLEG; encoded by the coding sequence ATGAAAGTCATGGTGATCGTCAAAGCCAACGCCGATTCCGAAGCCGGACGCCTGCCCAGCGAGCAGGAGCTGACGGCCATGGGCGCCTACAACGAACAGCTGGTTGCCGCCGGCATCATGCTGGCCGGTGAAGGCCTGCATGCCACCGCGCGTGGCCGCCGCATTCACTTCGGCGGCGCTGGACCGCAGGTCGAGAGCGGCCCGTTCGCGCCCGTCGCCGACCAGATCGCAGGCTTCTGGCTGTGGAATGTCCGCTCGCTCGACGAGGCTGTGGAATGGGCCAGCCGCGCCCCCTTTGGCAGTGGTGGCACGCTCGAGGTGCGCCCGCTGATCTCCGCCGAAGACTTCGGCGAAGCCTTCACCCCCGAATTACAGCAGCAGGAACAGCGTCTGCGCGAGCAGCTCGAAGGCTGA
- a CDS encoding gluconolaconase, protein MARRYWMAAVAVATAGALAATFWLPDEPHPDTPAGPAPTPLAWTAQIELLAGDGHPGDRDGASAQARFADPYALLRLADGSVYFTDGGDNNRIRRRLPDGRVETVAGQGEGRVDGPALQARFHTPSGIAADAQGNLYVADTGNHAIRRIGVDGQVTTLAGGEQGYADGPGAQARFDAPMGIAVDAQGQIYVADTWNDRIRVIGTDGSVRTLAGGDRPGFIDAAGGEARFDTPVALAFDAHGVLLVADLFNNAVRRVGADGTVSTWVGSGGVINGPLSLTATHDGVLYVGDLEGRVVQVTAQGHQIALVGNDRLPRLARPSGLALDADGSLLVADAAGYRLHRLRPLPVGELPAPALVGPAADAALPDTAGRWPLAPQEGWHEVVGTLGEVRGNFRGESRHHLHGGFDVRGDVGQTVLAIAEGKISSPVASWSLGGQGEGLAVDRLKYIHMRVGRTPRGEPFDARWQALYDDQGALERIRVRRGTRIHVGDRLGSINSQAHVHLAVGTSGFETNAVALGFRNFADHFAPRITDVALLDANDQLMTAGSDGSVMVARQGRGVQIVVEAWDQVDNNLARRRLGAYQVGYQILDAAGRPLQGYEQPRWNIVFNRMPPQNAAVKVAYAPDSGITVHGSAVTRFRYLVTNTVRDGLMETGRWQPAALPPGDYIVRASVRDYSGNEGIGKREVRVRLLP, encoded by the coding sequence ATGGCGCGGCGATACTGGATGGCGGCGGTTGCGGTGGCAACCGCCGGTGCATTGGCGGCGACCTTCTGGCTGCCGGACGAACCCCACCCCGACACACCTGCGGGACCGGCGCCGACGCCGCTGGCATGGACCGCGCAGATCGAACTGCTGGCCGGTGATGGCCATCCGGGTGATCGGGATGGGGCCTCCGCGCAGGCGCGCTTCGCCGATCCCTACGCGCTGCTGCGGCTGGCCGATGGCAGCGTCTACTTCACCGATGGCGGCGACAACAACCGCATCCGCCGCCGCCTGCCCGATGGCCGCGTCGAGACCGTGGCCGGGCAGGGCGAAGGTCGCGTCGATGGCCCGGCATTGCAGGCACGCTTCCACACGCCGTCCGGCATCGCCGCCGATGCACAGGGCAATCTGTACGTGGCCGACACCGGCAACCATGCGATCCGCCGCATTGGCGTCGATGGCCAGGTGACCACGCTGGCCGGCGGCGAGCAGGGGTATGCCGACGGTCCCGGCGCGCAGGCACGTTTCGATGCACCGATGGGTATTGCGGTGGATGCGCAGGGGCAGATCTACGTGGCCGATACCTGGAACGACCGGATCCGGGTGATCGGCACCGACGGCAGTGTGCGCACCCTCGCCGGGGGCGATCGGCCCGGCTTCATCGACGCGGCAGGAGGTGAGGCGCGGTTCGATACACCGGTGGCGTTGGCCTTCGACGCGCACGGGGTCCTGCTGGTGGCGGATCTGTTCAACAACGCGGTGCGTCGTGTCGGTGCCGATGGCACGGTCAGCACGTGGGTCGGCAGTGGCGGGGTCATCAACGGGCCGCTGTCGCTGACCGCGACCCATGATGGCGTGCTGTACGTGGGCGACCTTGAGGGACGCGTGGTGCAGGTCACCGCACAGGGCCACCAGATCGCACTGGTGGGCAATGACCGACTGCCGCGGCTGGCGCGCCCCAGCGGCCTGGCGCTGGATGCGGATGGCAGCCTGCTGGTGGCCGACGCGGCCGGATACCGGCTGCATCGGCTGCGGCCGCTGCCGGTGGGCGAGCTTCCGGCCCCTGCGCTGGTTGGACCCGCCGCTGACGCAGCGCTGCCGGACACGGCCGGGCGCTGGCCGCTGGCACCGCAGGAGGGCTGGCACGAAGTGGTCGGCACGCTGGGTGAGGTGCGGGGCAATTTCAGGGGTGAGAGCCGGCACCATCTGCACGGCGGCTTCGATGTGCGCGGCGATGTCGGCCAGACCGTGCTGGCCATTGCCGAGGGCAAGATCAGCAGCCCGGTGGCCAGCTGGAGCCTGGGCGGGCAGGGCGAAGGGCTGGCGGTGGACCGGCTGAAGTACATCCACATGCGGGTGGGCCGCACGCCGCGCGGGGAACCGTTCGACGCGCGCTGGCAGGCGCTGTATGACGACCAGGGCGCGCTGGAACGCATCCGCGTGCGCCGGGGCACGCGCATCCACGTGGGCGATCGCCTGGGCAGCATCAACAGCCAGGCGCACGTGCATCTGGCGGTGGGCACCAGCGGCTTTGAAACCAACGCGGTCGCACTGGGGTTCCGCAACTTCGCCGATCACTTCGCGCCGCGCATCACCGATGTGGCGCTGCTGGACGCCAACGACCAACTGATGACGGCGGGGAGCGACGGCAGCGTGATGGTCGCGCGGCAGGGACGGGGCGTGCAGATCGTGGTCGAGGCCTGGGACCAGGTCGACAACAACCTGGCCCGGCGCAGGCTGGGCGCGTACCAGGTGGGCTACCAGATCCTGGATGCGGCCGGTCGGCCGCTGCAGGGCTACGAGCAGCCGCGCTGGAACATCGTGTTCAACCGCATGCCGCCGCAGAATGCCGCCGTGAAGGTTGCCTACGCACCGGACAGCGGCATCACGGTGCACGGCAGCGCCGTCACCCGTTTCCGCTACCTGGTCACCAACACCGTGCGCGATGGCCTGATGGAGACCGGTCGCTGGCAGCCGGCAGCCCTGCCGCCGGGGGACTACATCGTGCGTGCCAGCGTGCGCGACTACAGCGGCAACGAGGGCATCGGCAAGCGCGAGGTCAGAGTACGGCTGCTGCCATAG
- a CDS encoding sensor histidine kinase, giving the protein MFASLTLIFRHLLAWAAALVVAGMVWSGIFSGMNDGPGWIFGLLAMFLMITALGSAISHVRRVWLVAGRLDASTLSGRQRRQVELPMDAGQAFAVVEAAVAELPRVEDVESAAGSLQVRAYVRRVDPWNGRQPSRWNLPARLAIKRNGVLATVTPGQGTSTVTLLFEPDAGWWADLLALDEGSNYENAEAVTRAISRRVADQRRTEQAAAEQTQVEKELSVARLNLLHAQVEPHFLYNTLANAQVLTRTDPARAEQMLGHLIQYLRSSLPQVDESMSTLGVELERTRAYLEILRIRMGARLAVEVQVPPELHAVKLPAMALQTLVENAIKHGLEPKPGGGTIWILARGFDDHVTVTVADDGLGFSQGTTSGTGIGLKNLRERLRLTCGEQSGVAIVANFPSGVAATMTLPPSSKERSHAA; this is encoded by the coding sequence GTGTTCGCCAGCCTCACTCTCATTTTCCGTCATCTGTTGGCCTGGGCCGCGGCGCTGGTCGTGGCCGGCATGGTCTGGAGCGGCATCTTCAGCGGCATGAACGATGGCCCGGGCTGGATCTTCGGCCTGCTGGCGATGTTCCTGATGATTACCGCGCTGGGCAGTGCGATCAGCCATGTGCGCCGGGTCTGGCTGGTGGCCGGGCGCCTGGACGCGAGCACGCTGTCCGGGCGCCAGCGTCGGCAGGTGGAACTGCCGATGGATGCCGGCCAGGCCTTTGCCGTGGTCGAGGCGGCCGTGGCCGAGCTGCCCCGGGTGGAGGACGTGGAAAGCGCGGCCGGCAGCCTGCAGGTGCGCGCCTACGTGCGCCGCGTCGACCCCTGGAACGGCCGCCAGCCCTCGCGCTGGAACCTGCCCGCGCGGCTGGCGATCAAGCGCAATGGTGTGCTGGCCACGGTCACGCCCGGGCAGGGCACCAGTACCGTCACCCTGCTGTTCGAGCCCGATGCGGGCTGGTGGGCCGATCTGCTGGCGCTGGACGAAGGCAGCAACTACGAGAATGCCGAAGCGGTCACCCGTGCGATCAGCCGTCGGGTGGCCGACCAGCGCCGCACCGAGCAGGCCGCCGCGGAGCAGACCCAGGTGGAAAAGGAGCTGTCGGTGGCGCGCCTGAACCTGCTGCACGCGCAGGTCGAGCCGCACTTCCTGTACAACACGCTGGCCAATGCCCAAGTGCTGACCCGCACCGATCCGGCGCGGGCCGAGCAGATGCTGGGGCACCTGATCCAGTACCTGCGCAGTTCGTTGCCGCAGGTGGACGAATCGATGTCGACCCTCGGCGTGGAGCTGGAGCGTACCCGCGCGTACCTGGAGATCCTGCGGATCCGCATGGGCGCAAGGCTCGCGGTGGAGGTGCAGGTGCCGCCGGAACTGCATGCGGTGAAGCTGCCGGCGATGGCGCTGCAGACGCTGGTCGAGAACGCGATCAAGCACGGCCTGGAGCCCAAGCCCGGAGGTGGAACGATCTGGATCCTGGCGCGCGGCTTCGACGACCACGTGACGGTGACCGTGGCCGATGATGGGCTCGGCTTCAGCCAAGGCACCACCAGTGGCACCGGCATTGGCCTGAAGAACCTGCGCGAGCGGCTGCGCCTGACCTGCGGCGAGCAGTCCGGCGTAGCGATCGTCGCCAATTTCCCCAGCGGCGTTGCTGCGACCATGACATTGCCGCCATCCAGCAAGGAGCGCAGCCATGCCGCTTGA
- a CDS encoding YciI family protein: MQQYLLLIYIEPALLQALPTEAFNTLMRDCLAHADRLQAEGTLLLAQKLQPVDTAQTLRVRDGHSRVLDGPFAETRELLAGFNLIVARDRDEAMRIAREFPWARFGSIEVRPLEDMDAERERCGAPPAMAAAVL; encoded by the coding sequence ATGCAGCAGTACCTGCTTCTGATCTACATCGAACCTGCCTTGCTGCAGGCCCTGCCGACCGAGGCGTTCAACACCTTGATGCGCGACTGCTTGGCCCACGCCGACAGGCTGCAGGCCGAAGGCACGCTGCTGCTGGCGCAGAAACTTCAGCCGGTGGATACCGCGCAGACCCTGCGCGTCCGCGATGGCCACAGCCGGGTGCTGGATGGCCCGTTCGCCGAAACCCGCGAGCTGCTGGCCGGCTTCAATCTCATTGTCGCGCGCGACCGTGACGAGGCGATGCGCATCGCGCGCGAGTTCCCGTGGGCACGGTTCGGCAGCATCGAAGTGCGCCCGCTGGAGGACATGGACGCCGAGCGCGAGCGCTGCGGCGCCCCGCCCGCTATGGCAGCAGCCGTACTCTGA
- a CDS encoding VOC family protein, with product MKLIPFLGFSGQAHEAMAFYAKALGGQVTSEMKYRDMPPSDGSPGCNEMPADTLDHVAHSQLEIGSAILMAADGPGAGEGGSTTINVDVDSIEEAERVFAALADGGQVQMPIAETFWAHRWGMLTDRYGKPWMVNCMKQP from the coding sequence ATGAAACTGATTCCCTTCCTTGGCTTCAGCGGCCAGGCCCACGAGGCGATGGCCTTTTACGCCAAGGCCCTGGGTGGCCAGGTCACCTCGGAAATGAAGTACCGCGACATGCCCCCCTCCGACGGCTCGCCGGGGTGCAACGAGATGCCGGCCGACACCCTTGACCACGTGGCCCACAGCCAGCTGGAAATCGGCAGTGCCATCCTGATGGCCGCCGACGGCCCCGGTGCCGGCGAAGGCGGCTCGACCACCATCAATGTCGATGTCGACAGCATCGAGGAGGCCGAGCGCGTGTTCGCCGCGCTGGCCGATGGGGGCCAGGTGCAGATGCCGATCGCCGAGACGTTCTGGGCGCACCGCTGGGGCATGTTGACCGATCGCTACGGCAAGCCGTGGATGGTCAACTGCATGAAGCAGCCCTGA
- a CDS encoding RNA polymerase sigma factor has product MHEPALTQRLETLWRMESPVLIARLARLLGGDVGRAEELAQDTWLAALERWPEQGIPDNPGAWLMTTARNRAIDVLRQHQRVAQQHAQWGEALHPAALPAPDDSTALEDDLGDDLLRLMFVACHPVLPADARVALTLRLLGGLTTSEIARAFLQPEPTIAQRVVRAKRTLAQKQVPYEVPRAEALPARLASVLEAIYLVFNEGYAASAGDDWMRPALCEEALRLARILAHRMPAAAVLGLLALMELQASRAAARVDAQGRPVLLDQQNRARWDWLQIERGRQALARALSAGGSDDPYVLQACIAECHATARQADQTDWARIAGLYSRLLQIQPSPVVALNRVVAILRSEGAFAAWAHLQPLLSDDRLRDYAPLQVVRGEVLQHLGRVEDARQAFQAAAALTDNVRERDHLLARAHPTVPKAP; this is encoded by the coding sequence ATGCACGAGCCCGCCCTGACCCAGCGCCTGGAGACTCTCTGGCGGATGGAATCGCCAGTGTTGATCGCGCGCCTGGCGCGGCTGCTCGGCGGTGATGTCGGCCGTGCCGAGGAACTGGCCCAGGACACCTGGCTGGCTGCGCTGGAGCGTTGGCCGGAGCAGGGCATCCCGGACAATCCTGGAGCCTGGCTGATGACCACTGCGCGCAACCGGGCCATCGATGTGCTGCGCCAGCACCAGCGGGTGGCGCAGCAGCATGCGCAGTGGGGCGAGGCACTGCATCCGGCCGCGCTGCCGGCACCGGACGACAGCACCGCGCTGGAAGACGATCTTGGCGACGATCTGCTGCGCCTGATGTTCGTGGCGTGCCATCCGGTACTGCCCGCCGACGCGCGCGTGGCGCTGACCCTGCGCCTGCTCGGCGGGCTGACCACGAGCGAGATCGCGCGCGCGTTCCTGCAGCCGGAACCGACCATCGCCCAGCGCGTGGTGCGCGCCAAGCGCACGCTCGCGCAGAAGCAGGTGCCCTATGAAGTGCCGCGTGCCGAAGCGTTGCCCGCGCGCCTGGCCTCCGTGCTGGAAGCGATCTACCTGGTGTTCAACGAAGGCTACGCCGCCAGTGCCGGCGATGACTGGATGCGACCAGCGCTGTGCGAGGAGGCGCTTCGCCTGGCGCGCATTCTCGCCCACCGCATGCCGGCCGCCGCCGTGCTGGGACTGCTGGCACTGATGGAACTGCAGGCGTCGCGCGCCGCGGCGCGGGTGGATGCGCAGGGCCGGCCGGTGCTGCTGGACCAGCAGAACCGCGCACGCTGGGACTGGCTGCAGATCGAACGCGGGCGGCAGGCGCTGGCGCGCGCGCTGTCGGCCGGCGGTAGCGACGATCCCTACGTGCTGCAGGCCTGCATTGCCGAGTGCCACGCAACGGCGCGCCAGGCCGACCAGACCGATTGGGCGCGCATCGCCGGGCTGTATTCGCGGCTGCTGCAGATCCAGCCTTCGCCTGTGGTGGCGTTGAACCGGGTGGTGGCCATCCTGCGCAGTGAGGGCGCGTTCGCTGCCTGGGCGCATCTGCAGCCGCTGCTCTCCGATGACCGTCTGCGTGACTACGCACCGTTGCAGGTCGTCCGTGGTGAAGTGCTGCAGCACCTGGGTCGGGTCGAAGACGCCCGGCAGGCGTTCCAGGCCGCTGCCGCGCTCACCGACAACGTGCGCGAACGCGATCACCTGCTGGCGCGGGCCCATCCGACAGTGCCAAAAGCGCCTTAA
- a CDS encoding DUF1428 domain-containing protein, whose protein sequence is MAYVDAYVLPCPEDKVAAYRRLARKAGAVWKDHGALQYMECVADDVEPGTSTSFPRAVKAKPGETVIVAFVVFRSRAARDRINAKVMADPRLAGIGPKDMPFDTRRMFWGGFRPIVEA, encoded by the coding sequence ATGGCTTACGTCGATGCCTATGTGCTGCCGTGCCCCGAGGACAAGGTCGCGGCCTACCGCCGCCTTGCCCGCAAGGCCGGTGCGGTGTGGAAGGATCACGGTGCGCTTCAGTACATGGAATGCGTGGCCGACGACGTGGAACCCGGCACGTCGACCTCGTTCCCGCGTGCGGTGAAGGCCAAGCCGGGCGAGACCGTGATCGTGGCCTTCGTGGTGTTCCGATCGCGTGCGGCACGTGACCGCATCAACGCGAAGGTGATGGCCGATCCGCGCCTGGCCGGCATCGGCCCGAAGGACATGCCGTTCGATACCCGGCGGATGTTCTGGGGCGGCTTCAGGCCCATCGTCGAAGCGTGA
- a CDS encoding LytR/AlgR family response regulator transcription factor: MPLEALIAEDEELLRQSLVDQLRRLWPELKLVAECEDGASALEQLAEKQPDIAFLDIRMPGITGIEVARALSELSPRTQVVFVTAYDQYAIDAFEQGAMDYLLKPVSDERLLATRERILARLPSTRHDDAVLERLLQRLGPGQNDDRPPLAWITASNGRETQLIMLEDVVYFRADNKYTTVITAAGESLLRTPLRELLEVLDPQHFRQIHRSTIVNMKSVAAVSRDDTGRGVLRLRQRPETLVVSQPFMSLFRGM, encoded by the coding sequence ATGCCGCTTGAAGCCCTGATTGCCGAGGACGAGGAACTGCTGCGGCAGTCGCTGGTGGACCAGCTGCGCCGGCTGTGGCCGGAGCTGAAGCTGGTGGCCGAGTGCGAAGACGGCGCCAGTGCACTGGAGCAGCTGGCCGAGAAGCAGCCGGACATCGCGTTTCTCGACATCCGCATGCCGGGCATCACCGGCATCGAGGTCGCGCGTGCACTGTCCGAGCTCAGCCCGCGCACGCAGGTGGTGTTCGTCACCGCCTACGACCAGTACGCCATCGATGCCTTCGAACAGGGTGCGATGGACTACCTGCTCAAGCCGGTCAGCGATGAGCGCCTGCTGGCCACGCGCGAGCGCATCCTGGCGCGGTTGCCCTCCACGCGCCACGATGATGCGGTGCTGGAACGCCTGCTGCAGCGTCTGGGACCGGGACAGAACGATGACCGCCCGCCGCTGGCGTGGATCACCGCCAGCAATGGCCGCGAGACCCAGCTGATCATGCTGGAGGACGTGGTCTACTTCCGCGCGGACAACAAGTACACCACCGTGATCACCGCCGCCGGCGAGAGCCTGCTGCGCACCCCGCTGCGCGAACTGCTGGAAGTGCTCGATCCGCAGCACTTCCGCCAGATCCACCGCTCGACCATCGTCAACATGAAATCGGTCGCTGCGGTCAGCCGCGACGATACCGGGCGCGGTGTGCTGCGCCTGCGCCAGCGGCCGGAAACGCTGGTGGTCAGCCAGCCCTTCATGAGCCTGTTCCGCGGCATGTAG
- a CDS encoding VOC family protein, protein MSTPQPQMIFVNLPVQDLDKSKAFFAALGYRFNPAFTDENAACMVVSDSIFVMLLVKPFFQQFTTKAIADAQAQTEVITCLSADSRNAVDVMVDKALAAGASEPQPARDEGFMYQRGFQDLDGHLWEIVHMDGEPG, encoded by the coding sequence ATGAGCACACCGCAACCGCAGATGATCTTCGTCAACCTGCCCGTGCAGGATCTGGACAAGTCCAAGGCCTTCTTCGCCGCACTGGGCTACCGCTTCAACCCGGCGTTCACCGATGAGAACGCGGCCTGCATGGTGGTCAGCGACAGCATCTTCGTGATGCTGCTGGTCAAGCCGTTCTTCCAGCAGTTCACCACCAAGGCGATTGCCGACGCGCAGGCGCAGACCGAGGTGATCACCTGCCTGTCCGCCGACAGTCGCAACGCGGTGGACGTGATGGTGGACAAGGCGCTTGCCGCCGGTGCCAGTGAACCGCAGCCGGCGCGCGACGAGGGTTTCATGTACCAGCGTGGCTTCCAGGACCTGGACGGACATCTCTGGGAAATCGTCCACATGGACGGCGAGCCGGGCTGA
- a CDS encoding lytic transglycosylase domain-containing protein, protein MTRRPVLAALMLLSLLWAGTAAARTVYRCVQGNTVSLATAPEPGSRCTARDIDDNAIQTPNLWGNMGVFSGVLYEREQDGRLVYSTRNLPGSRVFLKFTVATPPGEPAHEGLGRVGKPQLAPHARQFRAAAKATGVDDAWLRAIAHAESNFDALAVSSKGAQGVMQLMPETALEYGVSDPFSPQQSIDGGARYMRALLRRYNGDRTLAAAAYNAGIGAVTRYKGVPPYAETLAYVDKVMALYTRYREAMGIRIEVPAK, encoded by the coding sequence ATGACCCGCCGCCCCGTCCTCGCTGCGCTGATGCTGCTGTCCCTCCTGTGGGCCGGGACGGCGGCTGCGCGCACGGTGTACCGCTGCGTGCAGGGCAACACCGTCAGCCTGGCCACCGCGCCGGAACCCGGGTCGCGCTGCACCGCGCGCGATATCGACGACAACGCCATCCAGACCCCGAACCTGTGGGGCAACATGGGGGTGTTCAGCGGCGTGCTGTACGAACGCGAGCAGGACGGCCGGCTGGTCTATTCCACCCGCAATCTGCCGGGCTCGCGGGTGTTCCTGAAATTCACCGTGGCCACGCCGCCGGGCGAGCCTGCGCATGAGGGCCTGGGCCGGGTCGGCAAGCCGCAGCTGGCGCCGCACGCGCGGCAGTTCAGGGCGGCAGCGAAGGCGACCGGTGTTGATGATGCCTGGCTGCGTGCCATCGCCCACGCCGAAAGCAACTTCGACGCGCTGGCGGTGTCCAGCAAGGGCGCCCAGGGCGTGATGCAGCTCATGCCCGAGACTGCACTGGAGTACGGGGTGAGCGACCCGTTCTCGCCACAGCAGTCGATCGACGGTGGCGCGCGCTACATGCGCGCGCTGCTGCGCCGCTACAACGGCGACCGCACGCTTGCGGCGGCCGCGTACAACGCCGGCATCGGCGCGGTGACCCGCTACAAGGGCGTACCGCCCTACGCGGAAACGCTGGCCTACGTGGACAAGGTGATGGCGTTGTACACGCGCTATCGCGAGGCGATGGGCATCCGCATCGAGGTGCCGGCAAAGTAG